In Acidisarcina polymorpha, the DNA window CCGATCACGGCAACGGTGACGGGCAGTTCGGCCTCGAAGTATCAGGTGGACATCAATTCCGGAACGCTGACGGTTATACCACCGTCCGTCGGTACGGTGCCGAATTATCCTACTGGATTTCAGGGTACGGAAATGGCCTTGAATGGCGAAGCGGTTTTCACCGGAGGCAAACTTCGTCTGACCAATGGTGGTTTGAAGGAGGCGAGCAGCGCGTTCTTCCGCGACCTGGTGAATGTGCAAGCGTTCAGCACCCAATTTGAATTCCTGCTCACCGATCCGTCGGCCAATGGGTTTACGTTTGCTATCCAGGGGGTTGGTTCGACAGCTTTGGGTGTCGATGGCGGCAGCCTCGGCTATCAGACGATCGGCAAGAGCGTGGCCGTAAAGTTTGACCTGTTCAACAGTGCCGGCGAAGGAACGGACTCGACCGGCATGTACATCAACGGCGCGGCTCCGACGGTGCCGGCGATCAATCTTTCGACGACCGGAATCAACCTGCATAGCGGCGATGTGTTTCGCGCCCAGCTCTCCTACAATGGCACGACCTTGACGGTGGTGATCACCGATACGGTGACTCGAGCATCCGCGACCCAGACCTACACAGTCAACATCCCTGCAATCGTCGGCGGCGCGAATGCGTATGTCGGGTTCACCGGCGCGACCGGGGGGCTGAGCGCAATCCAGGACATCCTCAACTGGACCTATACGCCTCAGGCAGGCTCGCAGGCGTTCTCCTCGTATTCATCGACGCTGAACGGGGGTGCGACGGTGAGCGGAACCAGTCTCCTGCTCACCGACGGACTGGCCGGTGAGTCGCGCAGCGCATTCTTCAACGCTCCATTGAATGTGCAGCAGTTTACTGCCAGCTTTGACTTCCAGATTACCGATCCGAATGCCGATGGCATGACTTTCACCATCCAGGGAAATGGCCGGACAGCTCTCGGGACGGGCGGGAGCGGACTGGGCTATACCGGCATCGGCAAGAGCGTCGCGATCAAGTTCGACCTGCACAACAATGCGGGCGAAGGGCAGGACTCCACCGGACTGTATACCGATGGCGCAACGCCTACGGTCCCCGCCACCAACCTGCCGACGAATGAGGTCAACCTGCATAGCGGAGATCCGTTCCACGTCCAACTTGCCTACAACGGGATCACCCTCACCGTGACGATCACTGATTCGGTGACCAAGACCTCCGCAACCCAGGCTTACACCGTGAATATCCCGGCCATCGTCGGAGGCGCTACCGCCTACTTCGGCTTCACCGGCGGTACCGGCGGCAATAGCGCCGTACAGAGGATTCTCGATTGGAGTTACTCGGCCGGCTGAGACCAAGTACGATGTTGCTGTGCAATCGGCGCTGGATTGAGATTGTCCTGAGACAGGGAAGTCGTTTCCCGGAGGAACCGATGTTCAGCACTACTCATTTTACCCGCACCATAATGCGGTCCACGTGTGTTGTGCTCTGGTCGCTAGGTGCGTCTTCGGCCTTGACCCACTGTTTAGGTCAGAGCGCGCCTCCCAGGTACAAAGTTCTCGATTTGGGTCCGTCACTGGTCCGTACTCTTGTCGATACACCCGGATTAAATGCGCGGGGTGATGTTGCTTTGTGGCGATCCACCAACGGAAATGATATCCAGGCGTTCCTCCTGCAAACCACACATGCAGTGGAGATCCCCGGCCTGCGCGACTTTCCCCTCGTCTTTCCCGCGGACATCAGCAATGACGAAACGGTAGTGGGTCTGGTGCAAGCGTCTGGAGATATGCGCTTCACTCGCGCCTTTCGCTGGAAGCCGGGACAGCATCCCGAGATTCTGCCTCCCCTGAATGGCAAAGCTTCCGACGCGACCGCAAACAATGCAGCGGGAGAGATTGTAGGTGAAGCACAGGTTAGCGGTGGCGCCTATCACGCCGTCCTTTGGCATAATCGTACGCCGGTGGATTTGGGCGTTTTAGCCGCGGGCGATTACAGCAAAGCCCGCGATATCAATAACCGGAGCACCGTTGTTGGCGAGGCGAACACCACGCCCAACGGTAAACTCCACGCCTTTGTGTGGGAGAAAGCATCCAGCAAAATGCGGCAGCTGCCAGACCCGCCGGGTAGCACGTTCTGTTCCGCTCAAGCCATCAATGACAGTGGTGAAGTGATTGGATCATGCGATTTGGCCCATGGCATTGCCCACGGAGTTTTGTGGAGGGATGAAAAAGTCGTCGATCTCGGTTCCGTCGGCGAAGATGCAGATGATTCGGTCAGTACTGCGCTTGATATCAATATCCACACGCAGATTGTCGGAAGCTCTGAAATCGCGGATGGTAAGCAACGGGCTTTCTTGTGGGAGCACGGAACACTCCAGAATCTCAATGAGATGATTCCTCCGCATTCCGGTTGGCTATTGCTGGTTGCGTCGCGCATCAACGACGCTGGAGAAATTCTGGGCCGAGGATATTACCGCGACGGCATCCACTCGTTTCTTCTTCTTCCGCAGGTTTCTTCAGCGGCGCTTCGAGCTACCTCCTTGGCTCCGAAGGAGTGAGGCCATTCTGCTTGTCTGCCGGGAGTGAATCGTAGCCGAAGTGTCCAACGGCTTCGCCCCAAGCGGCGGAGCCTAGACGCCGACGGGCTGGTCCGCGTTCACTTTGACAGGGGTGAGCCAGCCGAAGCGGTCCGGGCGAAGTCCGTTGGCGATGCCGAAGAACTCATCCCCAAGCTGGCGAGTGATCGGTCCCGTTCCTCCGTCAGCGACGAGAATGCGGTCGACCGAACGGATCGGCGTCACTTCGGCCGCGGTCCCGGTAAAGAAGACTTCGTCGGCGATGTAGAGCAACTCGCGAGGCATTGCCTGCTCGATGACCGGGATGCCGAGGTGGCGGGCCAATGTCAAGATAGAGTCACGGGTGATCCCTGAGAGCACCGAGTTGGTCAGTGGCGTGGTGTAGATGACGCCATTGCGGACCAGAAAGAGGTTTTCGCCGGAACCCTCGGAGAGGTATCCGTTGACATCAAGTGCGATGCCCTCAACGTATCCATTGACATCAGCTTCCATGCGGATCAGCTGAGAGTTCAAATAACCGCCACCCGCCTTGGCGAGCGAGGGCAGCGTGTTCGGAGCAGCCCGATTCCAGGAGGAGATGCAGACGTCAGCGCCATCGTCGCCGGGCACGTACTTTCCCCAGGGAAAGTTGGCGACATAGACATCGATCGGAGAGCCCTTTGGATTGACGCCAATCTCCCCATACCCGCGCAGCGCAATCGGGCGAATATAGCAGGGAGCGATCTCGTTCGCCTCTACCAGATCGACGACACCGGTACAGAGCTGATCGAGCGAGTAGGGTAGATCCATGCGGTAGATCTTGGCCGAGTCCAGCAGCCGCTGCATGTGCTCGGGAAGCCGGAAAATGGCGGCGCCCTGGGGCTGGGAATAGCATCGAATTCCTTCAAAGACCGAGGAGCCATAGTGGATGACGTGGCTCATGACGTGAATCTGGGCCTTCTCCCAAGGGATCAACGTTCCGTTATGCCAGATATTCGCAGTGGGCTGAATGGGCATTTCGTGGGGGCTCCTCGCTTACTCTTGATGCCTGATTATATCGCCACGCACGTCCCACATTTCCAGTGGCGCAATTCCAAGTGTCGGCGCACCTGCGGCTAGACGGAAAAGGGAGAAATGAAGGCCTTGTCCGCAAGTTCAGTTTACGAGACGGGAACGCGTTAACCGTTCAAGCGGAGCAGCTTAGCGGATCATAAATTGATAATTTTTAGTTCACTCGGAGTTCATTGTTGCGGTGAGAGAGTGGGCCGATTATGGAGTTGCTCGCGGGTAGTTTCAAGCGCGACACAAGGAGCAACACCATGAGAATTGCACATATTACCCTCGCATCTGCAGTTTCGATCCTCAGCCTTTCCGCCTCCGCGCAGTCATTGCAGCAGCAGTCCTGGGCCATCAACATCCCGTTCGACTTCACCGTTCGGAGCGCGAATCTCGAAGCCGGACGCTACATCGTGCGCCAGTCCGGCCCGGTCGTTTTTCTTACGGCAAGGAACGGAAAGACCGCCAGTATGCTTACCAACAGGGACTATGCCAAGCAACCCGCAAGCCAATCAAGCCTGGTCTTTAAGCGGGAGGATGGCGAGTATGCCCTTGCTCAGGTCAGGACAGCCGGCAGCAACACTCAGCTTGACGCAGTCGTGGGAAAGCACGTCCACAAGCAGATGGAAGCTTTAAACAGCTCACAGGTCGTCGAAGTCGCGGTCAGTGGCACACGGTGAAGGCGCGCCAACGTCCTGAGGCTTTCTCGGTGAACCATTCTCAAGGGCCTTCTTAAACCAGTAATTAGCAAACTGGATTAGAAGGCCCTCGCTGCGAAGCGCGACGTTACGTGGCTCAGATGAGAGCCGTCTTCTCTGGTGACGGGGTTCCCAACCAGCTGCCTGCATGGATTTCAAAGGCTACTTTGCCACCGGCAACGGAAAGCGATGAATGACCAATATCCCTTAGTCAAGATAATGCGTATCAATGATGGCGGATATCTCAGGTCCACAACGTTGCGCAAGTCGCAGTAAACTCAACGTGGAGAGATAGCTCGCGGCGCAATCGTGGAGCGCGTGTTCGCCGATTCAACCGCTGCCAGCCAGGCTCCGGCGGGGAACAGCTGTGGAGGCTGTTGAGCCGCGTCCACTTCGAAGACAGCGACCGGTGCTATAAACCGGTAGCCGCGACGGGAAAGAGTCTCGATGAAGAGAGGATTCTTGATTCGCTCATCGAGGGCGATGCGGAGCTTGCGCATTGCTGCGTTGAGCCCGATATCGAAATCGACAAAGGTGTCCGCGGGCCATAGCGACTGGTGCAGTTGGTCGCGTTCCACCAGATCTCCGGCATTCTCCAGAAGCACGGAGAGAATGCGTCGAGGCTGCTCCTGTAAACGGATCCGATGCCCATTTCGAAGCAACTCGCCGGAACGAGTTTGCAACTCGAAGCGCCCGAAGCGATAGATCCGATAGATGCGGTGCGGAGAAGGCGGTCCGGAGTGCTGAGATGGAGCAAACCTCATACAATACACCCCCAGCAATCGTAGCGCTGATGCATAGGGAACGCTGTCCCACAAAGGTGTTAGACGATGGTCACTGGTGCTCGCTGAGCAGGAGAGCCTGCCGCGAATCATGATCCGGCAGATATATTGGGATAGGTGCTGGCAGTGATCCTCAACTCGGCGAGCGCAGTGCTGAACTTTCAGCACTCGAATTACGTGCGGTTCTCATTGCTGGCGTTGAGCTCCATCTTTTTCCTGGTCGATCCCTTTGCCGCCATTCCAACCTTCATTGCGATCACTGCAGGAGCGGATGCGCGCCGCCGCCGGCGAATGGCTTTGCGGGGATCGCTGACCTGTTTCATCATGCTGACCTCGTTTGCCATTGCCGGCCAGACGATCTTCAAAATGTTCGGGATCAAGCTGCCGGCCTTCGAAATTGCCGGCGGCCTGATTCTGCTTCTGATCGGCATCGACATGCTGGAGGCAAAGCGTTCGCCGACGCAGGAGTCTTCAGACGAGGCGGAAGAAGGCGCAGCCAAGGAAGACGCGGGCATCGTGCCGCTCGGCATCCCGATGCTGGCAGGGCCGGGTGCGATCTCAAGCGTCATGGTGCTGGTAGGGCAGGCGCAGAAGGCGTGGGAGATGGCGGCGATCCTGGGATCGATTGCTCTGACCGCGACCGCTAGCTACTTCGTGTTGAATGGCGCCGACCGGGTGCGAAAAATTCTCGGCGAGACCGGCATTCGTATCCTCGTCAGAATCATGGGCCTGCTGCTG includes these proteins:
- a CDS encoding winged helix-turn-helix domain-containing protein is translated as MRFAPSQHSGPPSPHRIYRIYRFGRFELQTRSGELLRNGHRIRLQEQPRRILSVLLENAGDLVERDQLHQSLWPADTFVDFDIGLNAAMRKLRIALDERIKNPLFIETLSRRGYRFIAPVAVFEVDAAQQPPQLFPAGAWLAAVESANTRSTIAPRAISPR
- a CDS encoding DUF3466 family protein: MFSTTHFTRTIMRSTCVVLWSLGASSALTHCLGQSAPPRYKVLDLGPSLVRTLVDTPGLNARGDVALWRSTNGNDIQAFLLQTTHAVEIPGLRDFPLVFPADISNDETVVGLVQASGDMRFTRAFRWKPGQHPEILPPLNGKASDATANNAAGEIVGEAQVSGGAYHAVLWHNRTPVDLGVLAAGDYSKARDINNRSTVVGEANTTPNGKLHAFVWEKASSKMRQLPDPPGSTFCSAQAINDSGEVIGSCDLAHGIAHGVLWRDEKVVDLGSVGEDADDSVSTALDINIHTQIVGSSEIADGKQRAFLWEHGTLQNLNEMIPPHSGWLLLVASRINDAGEILGRGYYRDGIHSFLLLPQVSSAALRATSLAPKE
- a CDS encoding branched-chain amino acid transaminase yields the protein MPIQPTANIWHNGTLIPWEKAQIHVMSHVIHYGSSVFEGIRCYSQPQGAAIFRLPEHMQRLLDSAKIYRMDLPYSLDQLCTGVVDLVEANEIAPCYIRPIALRGYGEIGVNPKGSPIDVYVANFPWGKYVPGDDGADVCISSWNRAAPNTLPSLAKAGGGYLNSQLIRMEADVNGYVEGIALDVNGYLSEGSGENLFLVRNGVIYTTPLTNSVLSGITRDSILTLARHLGIPVIEQAMPRELLYIADEVFFTGTAAEVTPIRSVDRILVADGGTGPITRQLGDEFFGIANGLRPDRFGWLTPVKVNADQPVGV
- a CDS encoding MarC family protein, which produces MLAVILNSASAVLNFQHSNYVRFSLLALSSIFFLVDPFAAIPTFIAITAGADARRRRRMALRGSLTCFIMLTSFAIAGQTIFKMFGIKLPAFEIAGGLILLLIGIDMLEAKRSPTQESSDEAEEGAAKEDAGIVPLGIPMLAGPGAISSVMVLVGQAQKAWEMAAILGSIALTATASYFVLNGADRVRKILGETGIRILVRIMGLLLMALAVQFFVNGLTDLGVIAKQVGD